A stretch of Pseudorhodobacter turbinis DNA encodes these proteins:
- a CDS encoding cation:proton antiporter → MAEDTFFQFSDYHVILAVVGAIVILSRWFPRLVSSREPAAAPLMILFGALAVVLFPDVPFPPDPRIAPKLWEVVAEITVIVALFGTGMRVDSIGPFKKWIPTGRLLIVAMPLTILAISFLGSALAGLTAAGAVILAAVLAPTDPVLAADVQIAPPQEGEEHPVRFALTTEAALNDGLAFPFVYLGLVIAAQGLSVSDWGLKWLLQDVAYRIGVGTLMGWAGGWLLGQILFNLPKSTRVADTGSGVIAIAGVFLCYGSTELVEGYGFIAVAVMGLSLRRIESDHRYHRHLHDFSESIEHALTATLLIALGAVMPTLMVDLAWNHVIVAGIALVLVRPLAGWLSLTRTTLSPQDRGVVAIYGVRGIGSIYYLAYAAGHADLTDLSDLWIITALTIFASTILHGFTVGWAMEKIDR, encoded by the coding sequence ATGGCAGAGGACACGTTTTTTCAATTTAGCGATTATCATGTGATATTGGCCGTAGTCGGAGCTATTGTCATCCTGTCGCGCTGGTTTCCACGCTTGGTATCATCGCGCGAGCCTGCTGCCGCCCCTTTGATGATACTGTTCGGCGCTTTGGCCGTAGTTCTTTTCCCCGACGTTCCTTTTCCACCTGACCCGCGTATTGCCCCCAAGCTTTGGGAAGTTGTCGCCGAGATCACCGTCATCGTCGCATTGTTTGGAACGGGGATGCGGGTAGACAGCATTGGGCCTTTCAAGAAGTGGATACCAACCGGTCGGCTTCTCATCGTTGCAATGCCACTCACGATCTTGGCGATTTCGTTCTTGGGGAGCGCATTGGCGGGCTTGACGGCTGCCGGAGCTGTCATCCTCGCTGCGGTGCTTGCCCCCACAGATCCTGTTTTGGCAGCAGACGTTCAAATTGCTCCACCGCAGGAAGGTGAGGAGCATCCGGTCAGGTTCGCGCTGACGACCGAAGCGGCCCTTAACGACGGCCTGGCATTTCCCTTCGTCTATTTGGGCTTGGTCATTGCCGCACAGGGGCTTTCGGTTTCGGACTGGGGTCTCAAATGGCTGCTGCAAGATGTTGCGTATAGGATCGGCGTGGGAACACTGATGGGCTGGGCTGGGGGCTGGCTGTTGGGGCAGATCCTATTCAATCTGCCGAAAAGCACTCGGGTAGCAGACACCGGATCTGGCGTGATTGCCATTGCGGGCGTATTCCTCTGCTATGGCTCCACGGAGTTGGTCGAGGGATATGGGTTCATCGCTGTGGCGGTGATGGGCCTTTCCCTCCGCCGCATTGAAAGCGATCACAGATATCATCGACACCTCCATGATTTTTCCGAATCAATTGAACACGCTTTGACGGCCACCTTACTTATCGCTTTGGGTGCAGTAATGCCCACTTTAATGGTGGACCTGGCATGGAACCACGTGATTGTTGCTGGAATCGCGCTTGTCCTTGTGCGCCCTCTGGCTGGATGGCTCTCCTTGACGAGGACTACTCTAAGCCCTCAAGATCGCGGAGTTGTTGCAATTTATGGCGTCCGCGGTATCGGATCTATCTACTATCTCGCCTATGCAGCGGGCCACGCTGATCTCACGGATTTGTCTGACTTGTGGATTATCACAGCCCTTACGATCTTCGCCTCAACCATTTTACATGGATTTACCGTGGGTTGGGCAATGGAAAAGATTGATCGTTAA
- a CDS encoding DUF421 domain-containing protein: MFFDGSLADAIAKGSLLSTFGLAWIILLVRIVGLRSFSKMTNFDFVMTVAMGSLLAGASQSETWPGLLQTLTAMGCLFAVQFGVSGLRQRYPGFDDLVQNTPILLMKDGTVLHDALIKTRVSEEDLIAKLREANVLSLSSVRAVVLETTGDISVLHGRYLEENLLNGVAHT; encoded by the coding sequence ATGTTCTTTGATGGCTCGCTCGCAGACGCCATAGCAAAGGGCTCATTGTTGAGCACTTTTGGGTTGGCGTGGATCATTCTACTGGTCCGCATCGTCGGGCTTAGGTCTTTTTCGAAAATGACGAACTTTGACTTTGTCATGACGGTTGCGATGGGCTCTTTGCTGGCGGGGGCTTCTCAATCCGAAACCTGGCCTGGCCTATTGCAAACCCTCACTGCGATGGGGTGTCTGTTTGCAGTGCAGTTTGGCGTCTCCGGTCTGCGCCAGCGATACCCAGGTTTTGACGATCTTGTTCAAAATACGCCAATCCTCCTTATGAAAGATGGTACGGTTTTGCACGATGCGCTGATCAAAACCCGTGTGTCAGAGGAAGATTTGATTGCCAAATTACGGGAAGCCAATGTGCTCAGTCTTTCGAGCGTGCGGGCTGTAGTGCTCGAAACCACTGGGGATATTTCGGTCCTTCATGGCCGATATCTCGAAGAAAATCTTCTGAATGGTGTTGCCCACACATAG
- a CDS encoding DUF892 family protein — MTMNSLKDVYHDQLQDMWSANKQSLDIVTALGRAAHDKDLSKALIAGANGINDGMEKIAEICNQHGISPDGEHCKGMQGLATEAKAHVLDADFGSDEVRDAVIVTQYQRMVHYAIAGYGCLVAFANRLDQDGDGAVLQTCLDLTYDGDRTMTSLVTAGVSQAGNSGSCKG; from the coding sequence ATGACGATGAACTCCCTCAAAGACGTTTACCATGACCAACTTCAAGACATGTGGAGCGCCAACAAACAGTCGCTCGATATCGTCACAGCGCTAGGGCGTGCGGCGCACGACAAGGATCTGTCAAAAGCTTTGATTGCGGGGGCCAACGGCATCAACGATGGGATGGAGAAAATTGCGGAAATCTGCAATCAACACGGAATATCGCCAGATGGCGAGCATTGTAAAGGAATGCAGGGTTTGGCCACAGAGGCGAAAGCGCACGTGCTTGACGCGGATTTCGGCTCGGATGAGGTCCGTGATGCTGTAATCGTTACGCAGTACCAGCGCATGGTGCATTATGCGATTGCCGGTTATGGCTGTCTTGTTGCATTCGCCAATCGTCTCGATCAGGATGGAGACGGCGCGGTTTTGCAAACTTGCCTAGACCTCACCTATGATGGGGATCGAACGATGACCTCGCTTGTAACTGCTGGGGTTAGCCAAGCTGGAAACTCGGGTTCGTGCAAAGGCTGA
- a CDS encoding IS110 family transposase, with protein sequence MEYFAGIDVSLRSCALCIVDSKGKVLLERELPCEVSHIAEYLGTFPHPIERVGFEAGTMSQHLFHGLKAEGFDVVCMEARQVNAALSAMRNKTDKNDARGIAQVLRTGWFSPVHMKSREAHGVRALLSTRKALLKKTMDLANEVRGLLKIFGIRLPMTVKHGSFDGVVRPLIEMDEVLTHALVPLLDARVVLYQHFLELDRRVKRAASHDEVCMRMMTVPGVGPIASLTFKAAVDDPTRFKRSRTVGAHFGLTPRRYQSGEHDNPGRISKAGDRDVRATLYAAANALLMRTMAGSQIKSWGMRLMRTKGRRRAVVAVARKLAVLLHRMWIDGTEFRQDQVGGKA encoded by the coding sequence ATGGAATATTTTGCCGGAATAGACGTGTCGCTGCGATCCTGTGCGCTTTGCATTGTTGATAGCAAGGGAAAGGTACTGCTTGAGCGAGAGCTGCCATGCGAGGTCAGCCACATCGCTGAGTATCTTGGAACGTTTCCCCATCCGATTGAACGGGTTGGTTTTGAAGCCGGCACCATGAGCCAGCATCTGTTCCATGGCCTGAAAGCGGAAGGTTTTGACGTTGTCTGCATGGAAGCACGTCAGGTGAATGCAGCGCTGTCGGCAATGCGCAACAAGACAGACAAAAATGACGCACGCGGCATCGCGCAAGTACTGCGCACCGGTTGGTTCAGCCCTGTTCACATGAAGAGCCGTGAAGCGCATGGCGTCCGTGCATTGCTGAGCACCCGCAAAGCGCTTTTGAAGAAGACGATGGACCTCGCCAATGAGGTTCGTGGGCTGTTGAAGATCTTTGGCATTCGCCTGCCCATGACCGTGAAGCACGGCAGTTTTGACGGTGTCGTGCGACCGTTGATCGAGATGGATGAAGTTCTGACCCACGCTTTGGTGCCACTCTTGGACGCACGTGTGGTTTTGTATCAGCACTTTCTGGAACTGGATCGGCGCGTCAAACGCGCTGCCAGTCATGATGAGGTGTGCATGCGGATGATGACGGTCCCAGGCGTTGGTCCGATTGCATCCCTGACTTTCAAAGCCGCTGTGGACGATCCGACGCGCTTCAAACGATCTCGCACTGTTGGCGCGCATTTTGGGCTGACACCGCGACGATACCAGTCTGGTGAGCACGACAATCCTGGCCGCATATCGAAAGCGGGGGACAGAGACGTCCGCGCAACTTTGTACGCCGCGGCCAACGCTTTGCTCATGCGAACGATGGCCGGGTCTCAGATCAAATCGTGGGGCATGCGGTTGATGCGCACCAAGGGGCGTCGCCGCGCCGTTGTGGCTGTCGCACGCAAACTCGCCGTCTTGCTCCACCGGATGTGGATTGATGGCACGGAATTCCGTCAGGATCAGGTGGGAGGCAAAGCATGA
- a CDS encoding PAS domain-containing sensor histidine kinase yields the protein MLSNDVDLKTLIGAFDWSSTSLGPKTDWPAHIRSAVALILHAKIPMVTLWGQEGIMIYNDAYAEFALKRHPASLGAPVREAWPEVAEFNDGILKTVLAGGSTSFKDQEFSLLRKGIAEQLWLDLDYSPVIDDAGSPIGVFAIVTETTAKVKAERRLAAERDRLRQMFEQAPGFIAVLDGANHRFEITNAAYRQLIGHRDVVGLPVRNALPELVGQGFYELLDNVYNTGESFIGSAMPVLLKRSSDATAVERFVDFIFQPMRDADGYVGGIFVQGTDITERIATERALQVSERQFRTFAEAMPNHVWSAGPDGQLDWFNDRVYEYSGTARGDLDHGAWVRLLHPEDVAEAVEVWGEAVATGESYEIEFRLRRADGTWRWHLSRAEMLRDEDGEPHRWVGTNTDIEDQKRDRQQLQDSERRLRLSQQAAGIASIEIDLATDCILASDSFWTMFGLANEGPVSAKDIEALVVPEDRHLISTAQSRLTGTAALDATYRIKRASTDDIRWIARHIEVLRGQDGAPAKIYGALRDVTHEKLAEERQIMLTHELEHRIKNILATVSAIASQTLRNTDIETGRNTLSERFQALGKAHSLLSNTHWTSAVLADVVRVATVPLPVARIDLAGPFVQLGPKQALSLALAVNELGTNSLKYGALSVPEGRVNIAWSRSVSGDGEEQLRWSWTESGGPEVTAPTRRGFGRVLIEQVLAGDFNGTVRIQFDTSGVECVLEAPMPDLTSDEQDIK from the coding sequence ATGCTGAGTAACGACGTAGACCTTAAAACCCTGATTGGAGCTTTCGACTGGTCCAGCACCTCGCTTGGACCAAAGACGGATTGGCCTGCGCATATTCGCAGTGCGGTCGCGCTGATCCTTCACGCCAAGATACCCATGGTCACGCTCTGGGGTCAGGAGGGCATCATGATCTATAATGATGCCTATGCCGAGTTTGCATTGAAAAGGCACCCTGCGTCGCTTGGGGCCCCTGTGCGCGAAGCTTGGCCCGAAGTTGCAGAGTTCAATGACGGCATTCTCAAAACCGTTTTGGCTGGTGGCTCGACGAGTTTTAAGGATCAGGAGTTTTCGCTTCTGCGCAAGGGCATTGCAGAGCAACTGTGGCTTGATCTGGACTATTCGCCCGTCATCGACGATGCGGGCAGCCCTATCGGGGTCTTTGCGATCGTGACTGAAACAACCGCTAAGGTGAAAGCCGAACGTCGACTGGCGGCCGAGCGCGACCGTTTGCGCCAGATGTTCGAGCAAGCACCGGGTTTTATTGCCGTGCTCGATGGGGCAAATCACCGTTTCGAAATCACAAATGCCGCTTACCGACAGTTGATCGGCCATCGAGACGTTGTCGGCTTGCCTGTCCGCAACGCTTTGCCCGAGCTTGTAGGGCAGGGGTTCTACGAGTTGCTGGATAACGTTTATAACACAGGAGAGTCCTTTATCGGCTCTGCAATGCCTGTGCTTTTGAAGCGGTCTTCCGACGCCACGGCCGTCGAGCGGTTTGTTGATTTTATCTTCCAGCCAATGCGGGATGCTGATGGCTATGTCGGCGGTATTTTTGTGCAGGGCACTGATATCACTGAAAGAATTGCAACAGAACGCGCGTTGCAAGTCAGCGAGCGCCAGTTTCGCACCTTCGCCGAAGCGATGCCTAACCACGTCTGGTCTGCCGGACCGGATGGCCAACTTGATTGGTTTAACGACCGGGTCTATGAATACAGCGGGACCGCGCGGGGTGATCTGGACCATGGCGCATGGGTCAGGCTCTTGCACCCTGAAGACGTTGCCGAAGCAGTCGAGGTCTGGGGCGAGGCCGTCGCAACCGGCGAGTCTTATGAGATCGAATTTCGCCTGCGCCGGGCCGACGGGACGTGGCGCTGGCATCTGTCGCGCGCCGAGATGTTGCGCGACGAAGACGGCGAACCGCACCGCTGGGTCGGCACCAATACGGATATTGAGGACCAAAAGCGCGACCGCCAACAGCTGCAGGACAGCGAGCGGCGGCTGCGGTTGTCACAGCAGGCGGCCGGCATCGCCTCGATCGAGATCGACTTGGCGACTGACTGCATCCTTGCCTCCGACAGTTTCTGGACAATGTTCGGGCTCGCCAATGAGGGACCTGTCTCGGCAAAGGACATTGAGGCGCTGGTCGTACCAGAGGATCGTCACTTGATATCGACCGCGCAGTCTCGCCTTACCGGAACGGCCGCGTTGGACGCGACCTATCGGATCAAACGGGCTAGCACCGATGACATCCGCTGGATTGCGCGCCACATAGAAGTGCTGCGCGGCCAAGACGGTGCGCCCGCGAAGATCTATGGCGCATTGCGCGACGTGACCCATGAGAAACTTGCGGAAGAGCGCCAGATCATGCTGACACATGAACTAGAGCATCGCATCAAGAATATCTTGGCGACCGTCTCGGCGATTGCTTCGCAGACTTTGCGCAACACCGATATCGAAACCGGACGCAATACATTGAGCGAACGCTTTCAAGCTTTGGGGAAAGCGCACTCACTGCTTTCGAACACGCACTGGACGTCTGCGGTGCTCGCAGACGTGGTTCGCGTCGCCACCGTACCACTGCCCGTCGCCCGCATCGATCTTGCAGGACCCTTTGTGCAACTTGGGCCAAAGCAAGCATTGTCGCTGGCACTGGCTGTCAACGAGCTTGGGACGAACTCTTTGAAATACGGGGCGCTTTCGGTCCCCGAAGGTCGTGTCAATATCGCTTGGTCCAGATCTGTGTCCGGCGACGGCGAAGAGCAGTTGCGCTGGTCTTGGACAGAGTCAGGCGGCCCTGAGGTGACCGCGCCGACACGCCGAGGGTTTGGGCGTGTTTTGATCGAGCAAGTTCTAGCGGGCGATTTTAATGGCACTGTTCGGATCCAATTTGACACTTCGGGCGTTGAATGTGTATTGGAGGCGCCTATGCCCGACCTAACCTCAGACGAGCAGGACATAAAGTGA
- a CDS encoding type II toxin-antitoxin system HipA family toxin codes for MVEVWIDWKGLRRVGTLHRVPGRGRERVSFTYHADWIADDDAFELSPAMPLGAGQFVPEAGQDMLAPLGDSAPDTWGRTVMRRYEGRLAEAEDRRPKTLQEADYLLGVNDETRLGALRYKVDGAFEARDGIGVPALLNLGDLLQASQRVLRGNETAEDLRMLFAPGSSLGGARPKASILDQHGRLSVAKFPKETDTYCVERWEAIALRLARRAGITVAEHSLKMAGSKPVFMSQRFDRSDAGRVPFISAMAMLNGRDGESYSYLDLADVITTVSVTPDADREELFRRVAFSILVANLDDHMRNHGFLRGRGGWHLSPAYDINPVPNQPRVLKSYVNDDNPDASIDLHRAQHENYLLEAKEAHRIIAEVAEATKGWREVARGLGAPEREINEMASAFEHEEADKVW; via the coding sequence ATGGTTGAGGTCTGGATCGACTGGAAGGGTTTGCGCCGTGTCGGGACGCTGCACCGGGTGCCCGGCCGTGGCCGCGAGCGCGTCTCGTTTACATACCACGCAGATTGGATCGCCGATGACGATGCGTTTGAGCTTTCCCCCGCGATGCCTTTAGGCGCGGGTCAATTTGTGCCCGAGGCAGGTCAGGATATGCTGGCACCGCTGGGGGATTCCGCGCCGGACACATGGGGCAGGACGGTCATGCGGCGCTATGAGGGGCGTTTGGCCGAGGCCGAGGACAGGCGGCCGAAAACACTTCAAGAGGCCGACTACCTGCTGGGCGTCAACGATGAAACACGGCTGGGGGCGCTGCGCTACAAGGTCGATGGTGCGTTCGAGGCGCGCGATGGAATTGGCGTCCCGGCGCTGCTCAATTTGGGCGATCTGCTTCAGGCATCCCAGCGGGTTTTGCGTGGCAATGAGACCGCCGAAGACCTCCGCATGCTCTTTGCTCCGGGGTCCTCACTTGGCGGGGCCCGACCAAAGGCCAGCATCCTTGATCAGCATGGGCGTCTCTCGGTTGCAAAGTTTCCCAAGGAAACAGACACATACTGCGTTGAACGCTGGGAGGCTATCGCACTGAGACTGGCCCGCAGAGCGGGAATTACAGTCGCGGAACATAGCCTTAAGATGGCCGGCTCGAAACCGGTCTTCATGTCCCAACGGTTTGACCGGAGCGACGCGGGCAGGGTGCCGTTCATCTCGGCGATGGCCATGCTGAACGGGCGGGACGGCGAGAGTTATAGCTACCTGGACCTTGCCGATGTGATCACCACTGTCAGCGTGACCCCGGACGCGGACCGCGAAGAGCTGTTCCGGCGGGTTGCCTTTAGCATTCTGGTAGCGAACCTAGATGATCACATGCGCAATCACGGGTTTCTGCGGGGGAGGGGCGGTTGGCACCTTTCGCCGGCCTACGACATCAACCCCGTTCCAAATCAGCCCCGCGTGCTCAAAAGCTACGTCAACGATGACAATCCCGATGCCAGCATTGACCTGCATCGCGCCCAGCATGAGAACTATCTTCTCGAAGCCAAAGAGGCGCACCGCATCATTGCTGAGGTGGCCGAAGCCACGAAAGGCTGGCGCGAAGTTGCCCGCGGTCTTGGCGCGCCAGAGCGAGAGATCAATGAGATGGCATCAGCGTTTGAGCACGAGGAGGCCGACAAGGTCTGGTAG
- a CDS encoding IS5 family transposase, which yields MKHRSRLPEQDDLLRPRLVEMIDPRHELVKLTALIDWEVFEREWSGFFPSATGRPATSPRLVAGLLYLQHAYRLSDEAVVARWVENPYYQHLTGETFFQHRPPINPSSLTRWRNRIGEEGVEWLLTQTIEAGRKSGAIDDASLKRVAVDTTVMEKNIAHPTDARLYERARAQLVTLAQEAGVDLRQSYARLSPRLAMQVGRYAHAKQFRRMRKALKKLKGYTGRVMRDLRRHLDDIATGPLRDQIIAKLALVSQLLHQQPKGSDKIYALHEPEVDCISKGKARVPYEFGCKVSITTTLEQVEILTDQRPDLAVVDRGYRGHGVEATRVLISGSRRGLTPRLIADLRRRSAIEPEIGHMKSDGRLARCPLKGTIGDAFFAVLCGCGHNIRKILAHLRDLLALIIAVILVTCRHHQSGQDHPLEA from the coding sequence ATGAAGCACCGCTCGCGCCTGCCTGAACAAGATGACCTCCTGCGTCCGCGCCTGGTCGAGATGATCGACCCGCGCCATGAGTTGGTGAAGCTGACGGCGCTGATCGACTGGGAGGTATTCGAGCGGGAATGGTCGGGTTTCTTCCCTTCCGCCACGGGGCGTCCGGCCACGTCGCCGCGCCTCGTCGCGGGGCTGCTCTATCTCCAGCATGCCTATCGGTTGTCGGACGAGGCCGTGGTCGCCCGCTGGGTCGAGAACCCCTACTATCAGCATCTCACGGGCGAGACATTCTTCCAGCACCGCCCGCCGATCAACCCGTCGTCTTTGACGCGGTGGCGCAATCGGATTGGTGAAGAAGGTGTGGAGTGGTTGTTGACCCAGACCATTGAGGCCGGACGCAAATCCGGAGCCATCGACGACGCCAGCTTGAAGCGCGTGGCGGTCGATACCACCGTGATGGAAAAGAACATTGCCCATCCCACGGACGCCAGGCTTTACGAACGGGCACGGGCGCAACTTGTCACCCTGGCGCAAGAGGCTGGAGTGGATTTGCGCCAGTCCTATGCCCGTCTTTCCCCAAGGCTGGCGATGCAGGTCGGCCGCTATGCCCATGCCAAGCAGTTCCGGCGCATGCGCAAGGCATTGAAAAAACTGAAAGGTTACACCGGCAGGGTCATGCGGGACCTCCGCCGCCACCTCGATGACATCGCCACTGGCCCGCTTCGCGACCAGATTATCGCCAAGCTTGCCCTGGTCTCGCAATTGCTGCACCAGCAGCCCAAGGGGAGCGACAAGATCTACGCTCTGCACGAGCCCGAAGTCGACTGCATATCAAAGGGCAAAGCGCGGGTGCCTTATGAGTTTGGCTGCAAGGTCAGCATCACCACGACGCTGGAGCAGGTGGAGATCCTGACTGATCAGCGCCCCGACTTGGCTGTGGTCGACCGTGGTTATCGTGGCCACGGTGTTGAGGCGACCCGCGTGCTGATCAGCGGATCTCGACGCGGCCTGACGCCTCGGCTGATCGCCGACCTCAGACGCCGCAGCGCCATCGAACCCGAAATCGGTCATATGAAATCCGACGGCCGCCTCGCGCGTTGTCCCCTGAAAGGCACCATCGGCGACGCCTTCTTCGCGGTGCTGTGCGGCTGCGGCCACAACATCCGAAAGATCCTGGCCCACCTCAGGGATCTTTTGGCTCTCATCATTGCAGTTATCCTGGTGACCTGCAGGCACCACCAGAGCGGCCAAGATCACCCGTTGGAAGCCTGA
- a CDS encoding glutaredoxin translates to MRPLLSPDAIHPAIKETVSAYHSDIVQEVIQAVAADGVVVVGMKQNPIVKKARKSLQVAGIEFTYLEYGSYTSQWHKRLALKMWSGWATFPMIFVDQMLIGGNAELQALLKDPDAQSSSLKRI, encoded by the coding sequence ATGCGCCCATTGCTAAGCCCAGACGCTATCCACCCTGCCATCAAGGAAACGGTCAGCGCGTATCATAGCGACATAGTGCAAGAGGTCATCCAAGCGGTCGCTGCGGATGGTGTTGTCGTTGTCGGTATGAAACAAAACCCCATCGTCAAAAAGGCACGCAAATCCCTGCAAGTTGCTGGAATCGAATTCACTTATCTGGAATATGGCAGCTACACGTCACAGTGGCATAAACGGCTGGCACTCAAAATGTGGTCAGGCTGGGCGACCTTCCCAATGATTTTCGTCGATCAAATGCTGATTGGTGGCAATGCGGAACTACAAGCACTTCTCAAAGATCCCGATGCGCAATCGAGCTCTTTGAAGCGCATTTGA
- a CDS encoding IS110 family transposase: MRLFVGLDVSLAKTAICVISEHGKIVKEAQVASEPEELVRWAREQDGTIAAIGLEAGPLSQWLHRAMSVAGLEVVLMETRQVKGALKAMPIKTDRRDAEGIARLLHLGWFRPVHCKSVSAQEVRAVLGARKAIQQGMIALEMSMRGLLRNFGLKVGAISRGRYEHRIRELADGNSMLEAATGPMLLARASLRKELAGLERLVRQMAQDDPVCRRLMSMPGVGAVVALTYRSAVDDPTRFTSSKNVGPWVGMTPSRNQSGERDVSGGITKAGDVNLRRALCQAATVMLHRGRSTWLRTWAAQVARRRGGKRAMVALARRIGVILHRMWVDDTDFRSDTAVPHAV; the protein is encoded by the coding sequence ATGAGACTGTTTGTTGGGTTGGATGTATCGCTGGCAAAGACCGCAATTTGCGTGATCAGCGAGCATGGCAAGATCGTGAAAGAAGCGCAGGTCGCCAGTGAACCTGAAGAATTGGTGCGTTGGGCCCGCGAACAGGACGGCACTATTGCCGCCATTGGGCTCGAGGCTGGCCCATTGTCTCAATGGTTACATCGCGCAATGAGCGTTGCAGGGCTTGAAGTCGTCCTGATGGAAACCCGCCAGGTAAAAGGCGCCCTGAAGGCGATGCCAATCAAGACGGACCGGCGGGATGCCGAGGGCATTGCGCGCCTGCTTCACCTTGGCTGGTTCCGGCCCGTTCACTGCAAATCCGTCTCGGCGCAAGAAGTTCGTGCCGTGCTCGGTGCCCGAAAGGCCATCCAGCAAGGTATGATCGCCCTAGAAATGTCTATGCGTGGGCTGTTGCGGAACTTTGGGTTGAAAGTTGGTGCTATCTCTCGGGGCAGGTATGAACACCGAATCCGCGAATTGGCGGACGGTAATTCGATGCTGGAGGCCGCGACAGGCCCTATGCTTCTGGCACGGGCATCCTTGCGAAAGGAGCTGGCGGGATTGGAACGCCTTGTCCGTCAGATGGCTCAGGATGACCCAGTCTGTCGTCGACTTATGTCGATGCCTGGAGTGGGAGCTGTTGTCGCGCTAACCTACAGATCAGCCGTCGATGATCCCACCCGGTTCACATCTTCCAAGAATGTTGGCCCGTGGGTCGGCATGACACCATCACGCAACCAGTCGGGCGAACGCGATGTCTCAGGCGGCATCACCAAGGCAGGTGATGTCAACCTGCGTCGCGCGCTATGTCAGGCTGCGACCGTGATGTTGCACCGCGGGCGTTCGACCTGGCTGAGAACATGGGCAGCGCAAGTCGCCCGCCGCAGAGGTGGTAAGCGCGCCATGGTCGCGTTAGCCCGGCGCATCGGGGTGATCCTGCACCGGATGTGGGTTGATGACACAGACTTTCGATCAGACACTGCCGTGCCCCATGCGGTCTAA
- a CDS encoding helix-turn-helix domain-containing protein: MATAIIVPRAARKELEAFGEGIRVARLRRKLTAEIVAQRAGTTRQTLAKIESGDPAVKIGTYVAVLQALGLLKGWGGIEDPIGEQMSIDDLPKRVRMKNG, from the coding sequence ATGGCCACCGCAATCATAGTGCCCCGCGCCGCACGTAAAGAGCTTGAAGCCTTTGGTGAGGGCATCCGGGTGGCTCGGTTGCGCCGTAAGCTGACGGCTGAAATCGTCGCCCAGCGTGCTGGAACGACCCGTCAGACCTTGGCTAAAATCGAAAGCGGAGACCCTGCCGTGAAGATCGGCACCTATGTGGCTGTGCTGCAAGCGCTCGGGCTCTTGAAGGGCTGGGGCGGCATCGAGGACCCGATTGGTGAACAGATGTCGATTGATGATCTTCCAAAGCGGGTGAGGATGAAGAATGGTTGA
- a CDS encoding response regulator, giving the protein MTLTPIVLLVEDEAIIRISTADVLRDQGWEVREAANAADALKMLEQDEDIELIFTDIDMPGATNGLGLAHVVSERWPTVQIVITSGMSQPSANELPLSATFVPKPYMVEELVIDFRTRLIA; this is encoded by the coding sequence GTGACATTAACGCCTATCGTTTTGCTAGTAGAGGATGAAGCAATCATTCGAATTTCCACCGCTGATGTCCTTAGAGATCAGGGTTGGGAGGTGCGTGAGGCGGCAAACGCCGCCGACGCTTTGAAGATGCTGGAACAGGACGAGGACATAGAGCTGATTTTTACGGACATCGATATGCCTGGGGCGACCAATGGTCTTGGCCTTGCCCATGTTGTATCCGAACGTTGGCCAACCGTACAAATCGTTATCACCTCCGGCATGAGCCAGCCATCAGCTAACGAACTTCCGCTTAGTGCCACCTTTGTCCCCAAGCCTTACATGGTCGAGGAGCTTGTCATCGACTTTCGCACGCGCCTGATTGCATGA
- a CDS encoding IS5 family transposase gives MLTRLKTDRKSRTTSDTSGRPVRLFITAGQVSDYTGAAALMNGLPKAEWLLADRGYDADWFRETLVDKGTKPCIPGRKSRKKTVKYDKRRYKRRNHIERMFGRLKDWRRVSTRYDRCPKVFLSAIALAATVIFWL, from the coding sequence ATCTTAACAAGGCTGAAAACTGATCGAAAAAGCAGGACCACCTCTGACACCAGCGGTCGCCCGGTCCGCCTGTTCATTACCGCAGGCCAAGTGAGCGATTACACTGGCGCTGCGGCCTTGATGAACGGCCTGCCAAAAGCCGAATGGCTTCTCGCTGATCGAGGGTATGATGCCGATTGGTTCCGTGAAACCCTTGTCGATAAAGGCACAAAGCCCTGCATCCCAGGACGCAAGTCGCGCAAGAAGACCGTCAAGTATGACAAGCGCCGATACAAACGCCGCAACCACATCGAAAGGATGTTCGGCAGGCTCAAAGACTGGCGACGTGTCTCAACCCGGTATGACCGATGCCCAAAGGTCTTCCTGTCAGCAATCGCTCTCGCCGCAACAGTAATATTCTGGTTATGA